The stretch of DNA CGCAGAGATGCCGTTGCTGATTTCCCCGCACACCACGCCCTTTCGCAGAGGCTGGCGGCAGAGTCGATTGTATTATTGAAAAACGAAGACGACCTGCTTCCGTTACGGCCCGATAAAACTCCCCGTATAGCGGTGCTGGGCAAACCAGCACAACAGCCTGTTATTCAAGGATCAGGTTGCGCCACTACGGTGCCGTATTTCCTCGATCGCCCTCTCGATGAGATCTTCGCGTTGGCGGGAGAGGCGTTTACGGTTTCGTGGGCTGAAGGCACACCGGACGATATACAGGCAGATGCGCAGGCGCTTCAGGAAGCGATAACCGTCGCACGAGAAGCGGATGTCGCGGTCGTCTTTGTCAGTACTGCCGTCGGCGAAGATGGTGAAAACGGCGACCGTCAGGATCTGAATATTCTTGCTGTCCACGAGCAGCTTATCCGCGAGGTTGCTGCTGTGCAGCGCAACGTCGTGGTCGTGCTGGCCAACAGCGATGCGGTGGTGATGCCGTGGCTGAGCGAATGCAAAGCCTTGTTGGAGACCTTTTTTGCCGGGCAGGGAATGGGGGGCGCCGTGGCGGAAATTTTGTTTGGCAAGCGTAATCCCTGCGGCAAGCTCACTGTCACCGTTCCGAATACGCTGGAAGAGACGCCGGCCTGGCTGCATTATCCAGGGGAAAATCTGCAGCACCATTACAGTGAGGGATTATTTGTCGGTTATCGATATTATGACAAACGCCGCCTGACGCCGCTGTTTCCTTTTGGCTTCGGCCTGAGCTACACGCGTTTTGCGTATGACAGGATTGAACTTTCTACTGAGCAATTGGGTGATAATGAGACCTTAACGGTTAGCGTGGATGTGACGAACTGCGGCAACTACGCGGGTAAAGAAATCGTGCAGCTTTACGTCCGTGCGCCAAAAGGGGAACTGATTCGTGAGGAAAGGGCGCTGAAAGCCTTTAGTAAAATCCTCCTTGAGCCAGGAGAAACGCGGCGTGTGAACCTCCAACTGCCTGTTGCCGAGCTGAGCTGCTATCATCCGGGTCTGGCAAAATGGCTAATAACGCCCGGCCGCTGGCAGGTGTATGTTGGCGGGTCGTCACGCGATTTACCGCTGAGTGCCGGGTTTAATGTTGACTGCGAGGAGCAATACATGACGCTTCGTGATGATAACTCGCTGCAGCAGTTGATTCAGCAGCCGGAAGTCTTCGATCGCGTAGTGGCGTTGGTTGCCGGGAAAAGCCTTGTGCCGCCAGAGGTTGTGCGGGAGAAGCTGACCAGGGTTGCACCGGACCTCTTTTGCGGCTTATTCATCGCGCTTACCGAGTTTCTTGGGCTGGATATTGAGCGAGATGAGTTAAACGCCGTGCTCGCCGGGGAATAATAATGAACAGCCACAGGGGGCGCCGTGTTTTCTTTTTCAGCTATTCATGCCGGGTCGGCAATAACAGAAGGGCGGCAGCTCAACGCGAGTGGCTATGAGCTGATTGCTTTCGACGCCGAAAAGCTGAATGTCTTTGCCGCTGAGGTGCGTTACTGCGAGCCTCACTGGCACCCGGCACCTGAGCTTGTCACCGTCCTTGCGGGGCGTTTTACCCTGTCCGTAGGCATGCAGTCTATTGAACTGAATAAGGGCGGAATGCTCTATATTAATGCCCAGGAGGTCCACTCGCTATGTGCGGAGGAAGAGGGCAGTACGCTGGTCACGGTGCAGTTTTCCTCGGGTCTGTTCGACGAATTACATCCGGCACCGGACATTGACTGGTGTCGCCCGGATGGGGTTACGGACAGCGCTGACAGGGTCGTTCATCAGCGACTAAAAACGCTGATTGAACACCTGATAGACGACCGTGCGCCTTTCCAGCGTATTGCTGCAATTTATTTGCTGCTGGATGCGCTTGTAACGGCAGGAAAGCCGGTGGGTCGAGTCGAGAGCGCGCAGCGTGAAGTGGCGATGATCAAGAAAGGGATTGAGTTTATTAACCAGCGATTTGATCAGCCCCTCAGCCTCGCCGAGGTCGCCAGCTATATCGGGGTCAGCTATTCATGGTTTTCGCGGCAGTTTAAGAAAGTGAGCCGCCATAACTTTAAAGAATACCTGACCCTGGTAAGGTTAAATAAAGCCCGCACGCTGCTCAAAGACACGCGTTCGCCTATCACCACCATTAGCCACGCCTGCGGTTTTCAGGAGCATAAATACCTGATTGCCGCGTTTAATAAGTATTGCGGTTTGACGCCAACGGAGTACCGAAAACGCTTTGTTTCCCGGCAAAGCGCCATCGACAGCAAGCTGGCTCTGGGGGAGGATTGTCTCTGCCTGCCGCTGAATGCGGAGCTGCTTAAGCGACTGGAATTTCAGTAATCAATACCGGGTTGCGCTTTGACCCCGGCGTCAAACGCATGCTTCACCGGGCGAAGTTCGCTTACCGTGTCGGCGATGTCCAGAATCTCGCGATGACATCCGCGTCCGGTGATAATCACCGTCTGGTTTGCCGGACGGCTAGCCAGCGCGCTTAAGACTTCTTCCAGCGGCAGATAATCATAGGCCACCATATAGGTAAGTTCGTCGAGGATAACCATATCCAGCGCAGCGTCCGCCAGCATGCGTTTACCCTGCTCCCATACCGCCAGGCACGCGGCCGTATCGGTTTCACGGTTCTGTGTCTCCCAGGTAAAGCCGGTTGCCATCACCTGAAACTCCACGCCGTGCGGCTCCAGCAGATTACGCTCGCCGTTCGGCCATTGGCCTTTGATAAACTGAATTACTCCGACTTTTTTGCCGTGGCCTACTGCACGGGTGGCGGTGCCAAATGCAGCGGTTGTTTTACCTTTGCCGTTGCCGGTAAAGACTATCAGGATCCCTCGCTCTTCCTGAGCATCCGCAATGCGGGCATCAACCTTTTCTTTTTGCCGCTGCTGTCGCTGCTGGTAACGATCCTCACTCATTCTGAAATCCCCGGTTTGCGGTTAGGCTGGGCGTCAAAACTCATGCCGGTTTTTCGGCGGCTATCGTCGCCCATCAGCCACAGATAAAGCGGCATTAAATCTCGCGGCGTTTTTAGTTTTGACGGATCTTCTGTTGGGAAGGCGCTGGCGCGCATCGCCGTACGCGTGCCGCCGGGGTTAATGCAGTTCACGCGCAGGTTGTGTTGCTTATATTCCTCGGCCAGCACCTGCATCATGCCTTCTGTGGCAAACTTCGATGCAGCATAAGCTCCCCATCCAGCGCGGCCCTGGCGGCCAACGCTGGAAGTGGTGAAGACCAGCGAGCCGGATTCGGATTTGAGTAATAAAGGAAGCAAAGCCTGAGTCAGGAAAAAGGTGGCGTTAACGTTCACCTGCATCACGGCCTGCCAGGTTTCCGGGTTCTGCTTATCCATCGGCACCACGTCGCCAAGAATACCTGCGTTATGCAGTACGCCATCGAGGCGCGGAACCAGCGTAGCGAGCTTGTTTGCCAGGCCGTGGCACTCTTCCGGGGTGGCCGTGGCCAGGTCGAGCGTGAACCAGTGCGCTGGCAGCAGGCCGTGGGACTGGATTTCGCCGGCGACGGCGCGAAGCTTCTGTTCGTTGCGTCCCAGCAGAATGACCGAAGCACCGAAGCGAGCGTAGGTGAGTGCGGCGACACGGCCGATGC from Cedecea neteri encodes:
- a CDS encoding beta-glucosidase; its protein translation is MNADFHAMLAAMTTNEKVTLLSGSGLWRTASLPQHGIPDIVMTDGTYGVRYSSAQIDGQQKWSMDDFISVITQTADRAGAVEDEQKGGSEALFSASLPATCFPNGSSLACSWDIDLVQIMGQALGLECQKMGVGILLGPGINIRRTPLAGRGYEYYSEDPVVSGDIAAALINGLQAEGVGASLKHFAANNSEFRRTEMDSIVDERALREIYLAGFQRAIAKSNPWTVMSSYNRLNGVQTSQDPFLLTKVLRDEWGYSGLVMSDWYGIKDRPASLMAGNDLAMPETARDKKTLLAAIEAGEVPLSVVDSACLRMLELIDKVERHRRRDAVADFPAHHALSQRLAAESIVLLKNEDDLLPLRPDKTPRIAVLGKPAQQPVIQGSGCATTVPYFLDRPLDEIFALAGEAFTVSWAEGTPDDIQADAQALQEAITVAREADVAVVFVSTAVGEDGENGDRQDLNILAVHEQLIREVAAVQRNVVVVLANSDAVVMPWLSECKALLETFFAGQGMGGAVAEILFGKRNPCGKLTVTVPNTLEETPAWLHYPGENLQHHYSEGLFVGYRYYDKRRLTPLFPFGFGLSYTRFAYDRIELSTEQLGDNETLTVSVDVTNCGNYAGKEIVQLYVRAPKGELIREERALKAFSKILLEPGETRRVNLQLPVAELSCYHPGLAKWLITPGRWQVYVGGSSRDLPLSAGFNVDCEEQYMTLRDDNSLQQLIQQPEVFDRVVALVAGKSLVPPEVVREKLTRVAPDLFCGLFIALTEFLGLDIERDELNAVLAGE
- a CDS encoding AraC family transcriptional regulator; this translates as MFSFSAIHAGSAITEGRQLNASGYELIAFDAEKLNVFAAEVRYCEPHWHPAPELVTVLAGRFTLSVGMQSIELNKGGMLYINAQEVHSLCAEEEGSTLVTVQFSSGLFDELHPAPDIDWCRPDGVTDSADRVVHQRLKTLIEHLIDDRAPFQRIAAIYLLLDALVTAGKPVGRVESAQREVAMIKKGIEFINQRFDQPLSLAEVASYIGVSYSWFSRQFKKVSRHNFKEYLTLVRLNKARTLLKDTRSPITTISHACGFQEHKYLIAAFNKYCGLTPTEYRKRFVSRQSAIDSKLALGEDCLCLPLNAELLKRLEFQ
- the cobO gene encoding cob(I)yrinic acid a,c-diamide adenosyltransferase, yielding MSEDRYQQRQQRQKEKVDARIADAQEERGILIVFTGNGKGKTTAAFGTATRAVGHGKKVGVIQFIKGQWPNGERNLLEPHGVEFQVMATGFTWETQNRETDTAACLAVWEQGKRMLADAALDMVILDELTYMVAYDYLPLEEVLSALASRPANQTVIITGRGCHREILDIADTVSELRPVKHAFDAGVKAQPGIDY
- a CDS encoding YciK family oxidoreductase, which gives rise to MHYQPQDNLLQNRIILVTGASDGIGRVAALTYARFGASVILLGRNEQKLRAVAGEIQSHGLLPAHWFTLDLATATPEECHGLANKLATLVPRLDGVLHNAGILGDVVPMDKQNPETWQAVMQVNVNATFFLTQALLPLLLKSESGSLVFTTSSVGRQGRAGWGAYAASKFATEGMMQVLAEEYKQHNLRVNCINPGGTRTAMRASAFPTEDPSKLKTPRDLMPLYLWLMGDDSRRKTGMSFDAQPNRKPGISE